Proteins co-encoded in one Spirosoma endbachense genomic window:
- a CDS encoding LolA family protein, protein MRKQLITLIAFVAIPALTFAQTADEIIDKNIAAVGGADKIAAVKTLQYDQNISIMGQELTGKTTIVVAQSYRNDIAVMGQQIVQVTDGDKGWTINPMTGAATAQALPDEQVKILKGNASVIGTDLATAKDKKYPVELVGKEKVNDKDVYNLKITRPEGVANYYVDATTYQLASMKTTVSIQGQSGEVKVKYGNYKTIEGLTIPSSLELENPGMPGPLAMTLTNIVFNPKVDPSIFAMPK, encoded by the coding sequence ATGAGAAAACAACTGATTACCCTTATTGCCTTCGTGGCAATTCCGGCGTTGACCTTTGCGCAAACAGCCGATGAAATCATTGACAAGAACATTGCTGCGGTAGGTGGTGCTGACAAAATTGCCGCTGTCAAGACGCTCCAGTATGATCAGAATATAAGCATTATGGGACAGGAACTGACCGGCAAAACAACCATCGTCGTTGCCCAATCGTACCGCAACGACATTGCCGTTATGGGTCAGCAAATTGTACAGGTTACCGATGGCGATAAAGGCTGGACGATCAATCCAATGACGGGTGCCGCTACCGCACAAGCCCTTCCCGACGAACAGGTGAAAATTTTAAAGGGCAATGCCTCTGTTATAGGGACTGATCTGGCAACCGCAAAGGACAAAAAATATCCGGTCGAATTGGTTGGTAAAGAGAAAGTGAACGACAAGGATGTCTATAACCTGAAGATAACGAGACCCGAAGGTGTGGCCAACTACTACGTCGATGCGACTACTTATCAACTGGCCAGCATGAAAACTACGGTTAGTATTCAGGGACAATCGGGCGAGGTAAAAGTTAAGTACGGTAATTACAAAACCATTGAAGGGCTAACCATTCCCTCCTCGTTAGAACTCGAAAACCCTGGCATGCCCGGACCACTCGCCATGACGCTGACGAACATCGTTTTTAACCCTAA
- a CDS encoding nucleoside permease, whose protein sequence is MLSTTRVKLSVMMFLQFFVWGAWYGQMSKYLLTQLHSTGDQVGNAYAAFSLAMIIAPFFVGMIADRYFAAQKVLGVLNLLGAVVLYFITQNTNPDNFFYLILAYCITFAPTLALTSSIAMQQMTSPEKEFPGIRVLGTVAWIVVTNIVGYYGFGDKVTIFQLSMYSAVVLGVFSFFLPDTPPKATTATSFSQILGLDAFKLFKDRSFAIFFLSSVLICIPLSFYYAMANPSLTDGGMQNVENKMSLGQASEVIFMLLIPLAYTRLGVKKMLIVGLVAWIVRFICFGYGDGGSGEWMLYLAIVLHGVCYDFFFVTGQIYTDNKAGEKIKSSAQGLISLATYGIGMGIGSKISGIVLDMYTRPDGTKDWLAVWLVPAGIAAAVLIVFVLLFNDNKRVRATKDELVPGSL, encoded by the coding sequence ATGTTATCGACAACCCGCGTCAAACTTTCCGTCATGATGTTCCTCCAGTTTTTTGTGTGGGGAGCCTGGTACGGTCAGATGAGTAAATACCTGCTGACTCAACTACATTCAACGGGCGATCAGGTCGGCAATGCCTATGCCGCTTTTTCGCTGGCCATGATTATTGCCCCGTTTTTCGTTGGTATGATTGCCGACCGTTATTTCGCGGCTCAGAAAGTGCTTGGTGTTCTCAATCTTCTAGGCGCGGTAGTCTTGTATTTCATTACGCAGAACACGAATCCCGATAACTTTTTTTACCTGATTCTGGCCTACTGCATCACATTTGCGCCAACGCTGGCACTTACTTCTTCCATTGCGATGCAGCAGATGACCAGCCCCGAAAAGGAATTTCCGGGTATACGCGTATTAGGAACCGTTGCCTGGATTGTGGTGACGAACATCGTTGGTTATTATGGCTTCGGCGATAAGGTGACCATTTTTCAGTTATCAATGTACTCGGCAGTGGTGTTAGGGGTGTTCTCCTTTTTTCTGCCCGATACACCACCTAAAGCCACTACGGCTACGTCGTTCTCGCAAATACTTGGTTTGGATGCGTTCAAATTATTTAAAGATCGCTCATTTGCCATTTTCTTTCTGTCATCGGTGCTGATCTGTATTCCGTTATCGTTCTACTATGCCATGGCAAATCCATCGCTAACGGACGGTGGGATGCAAAATGTTGAGAACAAAATGTCGCTGGGGCAGGCATCGGAAGTTATTTTTATGCTGCTGATTCCGCTGGCCTACACGCGTTTAGGCGTAAAGAAAATGCTGATCGTTGGGCTGGTGGCCTGGATTGTTCGCTTCATCTGCTTTGGTTATGGCGATGGCGGTTCGGGTGAATGGATGCTCTACCTGGCTATTGTGCTACATGGTGTTTGCTATGATTTCTTCTTCGTAACGGGCCAGATTTACACCGACAATAAAGCGGGTGAAAAAATCAAATCATCGGCGCAGGGACTCATTTCGCTGGCCACTTATGGCATTGGCATGGGTATCGGCTCTAAAATTTCGGGGATTGTACTCGACATGTATACCCGCCCCGATGGCACAAAAGACTGGCTGGCGGTCTGGCTCGTTCCGGCTGGTATTGCCGCTGCGGTATTGATCGTATTCGTGTTGTTGTTTAATGATAACAAGCGGGTTCGGGCAACGAAAGACGAACTGGTGCCGGGATCACTTTAA
- a CDS encoding DUF6036 family nucleotidyltransferase — protein sequence MDLEDDNFIRFVVAADDSKLEYILIGGLALILNGGIRYTEDADVWMEPTNENRDRLMSTLRALDFTEEELVGLTLADFTQPQIIRLEDQIDILTRVHIQLKYDDCRKRAKPFSMPGGQVIYFLHINDLREAKVLARRTKDLNDILMIDELIDELKKQGGSETNQS from the coding sequence ATGGATTTAGAGGATGATAATTTTATCCGGTTTGTAGTGGCTGCAGATGATAGTAAACTTGAATACATTCTTATTGGTGGGCTGGCACTTATACTAAATGGGGGTATTCGTTATACTGAAGATGCGGATGTATGGATGGAGCCTACTAATGAGAACCGTGATCGCCTGATGAGTACGTTACGTGCGCTGGATTTTACTGAAGAGGAACTGGTAGGTCTTACCTTAGCCGATTTTACCCAGCCCCAGATAATTCGTTTGGAAGATCAGATTGATATTCTAACACGAGTGCATATTCAACTAAAATACGATGACTGTCGCAAGCGGGCAAAACCATTTTCAATGCCGGGTGGTCAGGTTATTTACTTCCTGCATATCAATGACCTGCGGGAAGCTAAAGTGCTTGCCCGTCGTACGAAAGATTTGAATGATATTCTCATGATTGACGAACTCATCGACGAACTTAAAAAGCAAGGTGGTTCAGAAACTAACCAATCTTAA
- a CDS encoding exodeoxyribonuclease III has translation MQLISYNLNGIRAAIRNGLTDWLAQEQFDILCFQEVKATADVVDLSVFEQLGYQYHWHAAEKKGYSGVATFSKIQPTNVVIGCGLAVYDCEGRILRTDFGDLTLLNCYFPSGTSGEVRQGVKMEFLRDFYDYVQELRKSRPKIIVVGDYNIAHNAIDIHDPVRNKNTTGFLPEERAWMDRWFESGITDSFRYKHPDEVAYSWWSYRAGARNNNKGWRIDYASVTNNLRDQLVDCRMLPDAVHADHCPVWLSITP, from the coding sequence GTGCAACTAATTTCATACAACCTAAACGGTATCCGGGCGGCTATCCGCAACGGACTGACCGACTGGCTCGCTCAGGAGCAGTTCGATATCCTCTGTTTTCAGGAAGTAAAAGCTACTGCCGATGTTGTTGATCTATCGGTATTTGAACAGTTAGGCTATCAATACCATTGGCACGCGGCCGAAAAGAAAGGCTATTCGGGCGTGGCGACATTCTCGAAAATTCAGCCAACGAACGTAGTCATCGGTTGCGGATTAGCAGTATATGACTGCGAAGGCCGTATCCTGCGCACCGATTTCGGCGATCTGACCCTGTTGAACTGCTATTTTCCATCCGGTACGTCGGGTGAGGTGCGGCAAGGTGTCAAGATGGAGTTCTTACGCGATTTTTACGATTACGTGCAGGAATTGAGGAAATCCCGCCCGAAAATTATTGTCGTTGGCGACTACAATATTGCGCATAATGCCATCGACATTCATGATCCGGTACGCAACAAAAATACGACGGGTTTTCTGCCCGAAGAACGGGCCTGGATGGATCGGTGGTTTGAATCGGGTATAACCGACTCGTTTCGCTACAAACATCCAGACGAAGTTGCCTATAGCTGGTGGAGTTATCGGGCCGGTGCCCGGAACAACAATAAAGGTTGGCGTATCGATTATGCGTCGGTCACCAATAATCTGCGTGACCAACTTGTCGATTGCCGGATGCTTCCCGACGCTGTTCACGCCGATCACTGTCCGGTATGGCTATCAATTACGCCCTAG
- a CDS encoding THUMP-like domain-containing protein, with product MSTLSLAEKFFISNHITDDIRALSLRKQPADIDAKKVIAQIAARQKARDKLPTWYANNALMFPPALSVEQASSERTAHYKASLVSGQLLFDLTGGMGVDTWAFAQRVNRVVYVEQRPELVELAAHNLPLLNASNVDTQTGNGLEVIAHWPETADWIYLDPHRRDEQGGKVSRLEDCEPDISSPGTLSALLAKGKRILVKASPLLDVDFTVRQLFTVEAVHIVAVQNEVKEIMLVIGKQPIAAEAVVVTAINMTATGNAVFQFIKGDESTASVTLNDPQQYVYEPNAAVMKAGAFRLIANRFGLSKLAPNSHLYTSNVLKSDFPGRTFRVEDVVKPDRKIVQSLIPAMKANLTVRNFPQSVAELRKKLGLHEGGDIYIFATTLQNGDKRLLITRKSEQLDAQQINTQ from the coding sequence TTGAGCACGCTCTCTTTGGCCGAAAAATTCTTCATCAGCAACCATATCACCGACGATATCCGGGCATTGTCCTTACGCAAACAACCTGCCGATATTGACGCCAAAAAAGTCATTGCCCAGATTGCCGCCCGCCAAAAAGCCCGCGATAAACTGCCGACCTGGTATGCCAACAATGCGCTTATGTTTCCACCGGCGTTATCAGTTGAGCAGGCTTCTTCTGAACGTACTGCCCATTATAAAGCCTCCCTGGTGAGTGGGCAGTTGCTGTTTGATCTTACAGGCGGTATGGGCGTAGACACGTGGGCATTTGCGCAACGGGTCAATCGAGTAGTGTATGTAGAGCAAAGACCCGAACTGGTTGAACTCGCAGCCCATAATCTGCCGTTATTGAACGCATCGAATGTGGATACCCAAACAGGGAATGGTCTGGAGGTTATAGCGCACTGGCCTGAAACCGCCGACTGGATTTATCTCGACCCACACCGACGGGACGAACAGGGAGGAAAAGTTAGCCGACTGGAGGATTGCGAACCGGACATTTCCAGTCCTGGCACTCTTTCAGCTTTATTAGCGAAGGGAAAACGAATTTTAGTAAAGGCATCACCGTTACTTGATGTGGATTTTACCGTCCGACAACTGTTTACGGTCGAAGCGGTGCATATTGTAGCCGTGCAGAATGAAGTAAAGGAAATCATGCTGGTAATCGGGAAACAACCAATTGCTGCGGAGGCAGTCGTAGTAACAGCCATTAATATGACTGCGACAGGTAATGCTGTCTTTCAGTTTATTAAAGGCGATGAATCGACAGCCAGCGTTACGCTGAATGATCCACAGCAGTATGTTTATGAACCCAATGCGGCTGTTATGAAAGCCGGAGCATTTCGCCTGATTGCCAACCGATTCGGTCTGTCAAAACTGGCTCCAAATAGTCATTTATATACCAGCAATGTGCTAAAAAGCGATTTTCCTGGCCGCACCTTTCGGGTGGAAGACGTAGTCAAGCCGGACCGAAAAATTGTACAATCGCTTATCCCTGCGATGAAAGCCAATCTGACCGTCAGGAACTTCCCGCAGTCAGTGGCCGAACTACGTAAAAAGCTGGGTTTACACGAAGGGGGTGACATCTATATTTTTGCCACAACGCTACAAAATGGCGATAAGCGATTATTGATCACCCGTAAAAGTGAACAACTCGACGCCCAGCAGATTAATACCCAATAA